One stretch of Vicia villosa cultivar HV-30 ecotype Madison, WI unplaced genomic scaffold, Vvil1.0 ctg.000159F_1_1_3, whole genome shotgun sequence DNA includes these proteins:
- the LOC131624738 gene encoding ATP-dependent Clp protease proteolytic subunit 5, chloroplastic-like, with protein MICRKLRKSVEFKKTTLKSSLKVVYGDEFWGPEIVRVFSPQGDFFCLIDVEYWGVPSLPYLSVYAQGQGPPPMVEERFQIVISQRFQYRIIYHGGAIDDDMANISVSHVLYLYVVDSNKVPVALPIIFEPVQCVGSHVASLQSVLGWYISYSMF; from the exons ATGATTTGCAGGAAATTGAGGAAATCTGTAGAATTTAAAAAGACTACTCTAAAATCTTCCCTGAAAGTCGTGTATGGTGATGAATTTTGGGGTCCTGAGATCGTCAGGGTATTTAGCCCACAAGGTGATTTTTTTTGCCTTATTGATGT GGAGTATTGGGGTGTCCCGTCTTTGCCTTATTTGTCTGTCTATGCTCAAGGACAAGGACCGCCTCCAATGGTGGAGGAACGTTTCCAGATTGTTATAAGTCAGCGTTTCCAATAT AGAATAATCTATCATGGTGGAGCAATTGATGATGATATGGCAAATATCAGTGTTTCACATGTCCTTTATCTTTACGTTGTTGATTCAAATAAG GTTCCAGTTGCTTTACCTATAATTTTTGAGCCGGTACAGTGTGTTGGGTCTCATGTTGCAAGTTTACAAAGTGTGTTGGGTTGGTATATTTCATATTCCATGTTCTGA
- the LOC131624746 gene encoding uncharacterized protein LOC131624746 isoform X2, translating to MQFFGGSEISPSPPAPTASGNNGHMLYVFNRNGICLLYREWNRPLHTLDAQQDHKLMFGLLFSLKSLTAKMDPTSAEKGNLGVPQLPGQGCSFHSFRTNTYKLSFMETPSGIKIILVTHPRTGDLRDSLKYIYSLYVEYVVKNPLYT from the exons ATGCAATTCTTTGGTGGTTCTGAGATTAGTCCGTCGCCGCCTGCGCCAACTGCTTCAGGAAACAATGGCCATATGCTGTATGTTTTCAATAGAAATGGTATATGTTTGCTTTATAGAGAGTGGAATCGCCCCTTGCATACGCTGGATGCTCAACAAGATCATAAGTTGATGTTTGGTCTGCTCTTCTCACTCAAGTCTTTAACTGCCAAGATGGATCCCACTAG TGCCGAGAAAGGGAACCTTGGTGTGCCTCAGTTACCTGGTCAAGGTTGTTCATTTCACAGTTTTCGCACTAATACATACAAACTTAGTTTCATGGAAACTCCTTCTGGAATAAAG ATTATCTTGGTAACTCATCCTAGAACTGGTGATCTGCGGGATTCCTTAAAGTATATCTATAGTTTGTATGTTGAATATGTTGTCAAGAATCCACTCTATACTTAA
- the LOC131624746 gene encoding uncharacterized protein LOC131624746 isoform X1: MQFFGGSEISPSPPAPTASGNNGHMLYVFNRNGICLLYREWNRPLHTLDAQQDHKLMFGLLFSLKSLTAKMDPTSAEKGNLGVPQLPGQGCSFHSFRTNTYKLSFMETPSGIKIILVTHPRTGDLRDSLKYIYNLYVEYVVKNPLYTPGSPIRSELFNTTLDQYVRGIA; the protein is encoded by the exons ATGCAATTCTTTGGTGGTTCTGAGATTAGTCCGTCGCCGCCTGCGCCAACTGCTTCAGGAAACAATGGCCATATGCTGTATGTTTTCAATAGAAATGGTATATGTTTGCTTTATAGAGAGTGGAATCGCCCCTTGCATACGCTGGATGCTCAACAAGATCATAAGTTGATGTTTGGTCTGCTCTTCTCACTCAAGTCTTTAACTGCCAAGATGGATCCCACTAG TGCCGAGAAAGGGAACCTTGGTGTGCCTCAGTTACCTGGTCAAGGTTGTTCATTTCACAGTTTTCGCACTAATACATACAAACTTAGTTTCATGGAAACTCCTTCTGGAATAAAG ATTATCTTGGTAACTCATCCTAGAACTGGTGATCTCCGGGATTCTTTAAAGTATATCTACAATTTATATGTTGAATATGTTGTCAAGAATCCACTCTATACACCCGGATCTCCTATCAG GTCCGAACTGTTCAATACAACGTTGGACCAGTATGTGAGAGGCATTGCATAA